In one Brassica oleracea var. oleracea cultivar TO1000 chromosome C9, BOL, whole genome shotgun sequence genomic region, the following are encoded:
- the LOC106317618 gene encoding probable protein arginine N-methyltransferase 3 isoform X1: MAAETKMVKDGVPNYSENDDEENFSEDGDWGDWEAADKDDDDFESDFVCLFCDSLFEHCRLSHGFDFHGVRKELKLDFYASFKLINYIRSQVAENKCWSWEALRKCHPEAKDVNFPWDEEKYLKPFLQEDSLLYSFADDEEEEDEEEALDREDLIEDLRKLGDLSIVDDEAIGESSVSNNDKCKDVSLISNCDDLKQSSAYGLVVNRKGKEPRVCDARLVGRSIRKVNENYFGSYNSFGIHREMISDKVRTDAYRDALLKNSSLMSGSVVMDVGCGTGILRLIRNRFYMKNIEKGSQELTVDSIGFWRNLRRTKRW; the protein is encoded by the exons ATGGCGGCGGAAACAAAGATGGTGAAGGACGGTGTTCCCAACTACAGCGAGAACGACGACGAAGAGAACTTCTCAGAAGATGGAGACTGGGGAGATTGGGAAGCAGCTGATAAGGACGACGACGACTTCGAATCTGATTTCGTTTGTTTGTTCTGCGATTCACTCTTCGAGCACTGTCGTCTGAGCCACGGGTTCGATTTTCATGGAGTTAGAAAGGAACTGAAGCTGGACTTCTACGCTTCGTTTAAGCTCATCAACTATATTCGCTCGCAG GTGGCTGAGAACAAATGCTGGAGCTGGGAAGCTTTGCGGAAGTGTCATCCCGAAGCCAAAGATGTGAACTTTCCTTGGGATGAAGAGAAGTATCTGAAGCCCTTCTTGCAGGAGGATTCGCTTTTGTACAGCTTTGCAGATGACGAGGAGGAGGAAGATGAAGAAGAGGCGTTAGACAGAGAGGATTTGATTGAGGATTTGCGGAAACTTGGGGATTTAAGCATTGTTGATGATGAAGCTATAGGGGAGAGCTCAGTGTCAAACAATGACAAATGCAAGGATGTTAGTCTTATCTCAAACTGCGATGACCTGAAACAAAGTTCTGCTTATGGTTTGGTAGTCAATAGGAAGGGTAAAGAACCAAGAGTTTGTGATGCGAGGCTAGTTGGTAGGAGCATCAGGAAGGTGAATGAGAATTATTTTGGATCTTATAATTCGTTCGGCATTCACAGGGAGATGATAAGTGATAAG GTTAGAACAGACGCTTACAGGGATGCACTTTTGAAGAATTCTAGTCTCATGTCTGGCTCTGTTGTAATGGATGTTGGTTGTGGAACTGGAATATTGAG GTTGATAAGAAACAGATTTTACATGAAAAATATCGAGAAGGGATCTCAAGAACTTACAGTCGATTCTATTGGCTTTTGGAGAAATTTGAGAAGGACAAAAAGATGGTAA
- the LOC106317618 gene encoding probable protein arginine N-methyltransferase 3 isoform X3, producing the protein MAAETKMVKDGVPNYSENDDEENFSEDGDWGDWEAADKDDDDFESDFVCLFCDSLFEHCRLSHGFDFHGVRKELKLDFYASFKLINYIRSQVAENKCWSWEALRKCHPEAKDVNFPWDEEKYLKPFLQEDSLLYSFADDEEEEDEEEALDREDLIEDLRKLGDLSIVDDEAIGESSVSNNDKCKDVSLISNCDDLKQSSAYGLVVNRKGKEPRVCDARLVGRSIRKVNENYFGSYNSFGIHREMISDKVRTDAYRDALLKNSSLMSGSVVMDVGCGTGILRVSG; encoded by the exons ATGGCGGCGGAAACAAAGATGGTGAAGGACGGTGTTCCCAACTACAGCGAGAACGACGACGAAGAGAACTTCTCAGAAGATGGAGACTGGGGAGATTGGGAAGCAGCTGATAAGGACGACGACGACTTCGAATCTGATTTCGTTTGTTTGTTCTGCGATTCACTCTTCGAGCACTGTCGTCTGAGCCACGGGTTCGATTTTCATGGAGTTAGAAAGGAACTGAAGCTGGACTTCTACGCTTCGTTTAAGCTCATCAACTATATTCGCTCGCAG GTGGCTGAGAACAAATGCTGGAGCTGGGAAGCTTTGCGGAAGTGTCATCCCGAAGCCAAAGATGTGAACTTTCCTTGGGATGAAGAGAAGTATCTGAAGCCCTTCTTGCAGGAGGATTCGCTTTTGTACAGCTTTGCAGATGACGAGGAGGAGGAAGATGAAGAAGAGGCGTTAGACAGAGAGGATTTGATTGAGGATTTGCGGAAACTTGGGGATTTAAGCATTGTTGATGATGAAGCTATAGGGGAGAGCTCAGTGTCAAACAATGACAAATGCAAGGATGTTAGTCTTATCTCAAACTGCGATGACCTGAAACAAAGTTCTGCTTATGGTTTGGTAGTCAATAGGAAGGGTAAAGAACCAAGAGTTTGTGATGCGAGGCTAGTTGGTAGGAGCATCAGGAAGGTGAATGAGAATTATTTTGGATCTTATAATTCGTTCGGCATTCACAGGGAGATGATAAGTGATAAG GTTAGAACAGACGCTTACAGGGATGCACTTTTGAAGAATTCTAGTCTCATGTCTGGCTCTGTTGTAATGGATGTTGGTTGTGGAACTGGAATATTGAG GGTTTCAGGTTGA
- the LOC106317618 gene encoding probable protein arginine N-methyltransferase 3 isoform X2: MAAETKMVKDGVPNYSENDDEENFSEDGDWGDWEAADKDDDDFESDFVCLFCDSLFEHCRLSHGFDFHGVRKELKLDFYASFKLINYIRSQVAENKCWSWEALRKCHPEAKDVNFPWDEEKYLKPFLQEDSLLYSFADDEEEEDEEEALDREDLIEDLRKLGDLSIVDDEAIGESSVSNNDKCKDVSLISNCDDLKQSSAYGLVVNRKGKEPRVCDARLVGRSIRKVNENYFGSYNSFGIHREMISDKVRTDAYRDALLKNSSLMSGSVVMDVGCGTGILRISGWKP; this comes from the exons ATGGCGGCGGAAACAAAGATGGTGAAGGACGGTGTTCCCAACTACAGCGAGAACGACGACGAAGAGAACTTCTCAGAAGATGGAGACTGGGGAGATTGGGAAGCAGCTGATAAGGACGACGACGACTTCGAATCTGATTTCGTTTGTTTGTTCTGCGATTCACTCTTCGAGCACTGTCGTCTGAGCCACGGGTTCGATTTTCATGGAGTTAGAAAGGAACTGAAGCTGGACTTCTACGCTTCGTTTAAGCTCATCAACTATATTCGCTCGCAG GTGGCTGAGAACAAATGCTGGAGCTGGGAAGCTTTGCGGAAGTGTCATCCCGAAGCCAAAGATGTGAACTTTCCTTGGGATGAAGAGAAGTATCTGAAGCCCTTCTTGCAGGAGGATTCGCTTTTGTACAGCTTTGCAGATGACGAGGAGGAGGAAGATGAAGAAGAGGCGTTAGACAGAGAGGATTTGATTGAGGATTTGCGGAAACTTGGGGATTTAAGCATTGTTGATGATGAAGCTATAGGGGAGAGCTCAGTGTCAAACAATGACAAATGCAAGGATGTTAGTCTTATCTCAAACTGCGATGACCTGAAACAAAGTTCTGCTTATGGTTTGGTAGTCAATAGGAAGGGTAAAGAACCAAGAGTTTGTGATGCGAGGCTAGTTGGTAGGAGCATCAGGAAGGTGAATGAGAATTATTTTGGATCTTATAATTCGTTCGGCATTCACAGGGAGATGATAAGTGATAAG GTTAGAACAGACGCTTACAGGGATGCACTTTTGAAGAATTCTAGTCTCATGTCTGGCTCTGTTGTAATGGATGTTGGTTGTGGAACTGGAATATTGAG AATATCTGGTTGGAAGCCATAA